One genomic window of Kaistia geumhonensis includes the following:
- a CDS encoding ABC transporter permease has protein sequence MSAALRRRLPETALAAWYVVAVIFLFAPILAALVYSFNVGVVNKQTATWTGFTLDWFPAAWNDRSLRRAVGQSFVVAFWTALVSVGVGGALGYAMVRHPARGVRRLLAGVTYVLLIVPESVIGVSLLLFYAVTRIPLSTATLVAGITPLTIAVVALIIRARVLTLDRRVEEAAADLGSSRWQTLRFVILPQVAPALAAGAVMAYTFAFDNLVVSAFLTTPRVNTLPVYLYGSLQYGPSPAVYAAASVVFVFTLLMLGIAGLIVRSSRRPPRAGAR, from the coding sequence ATGAGCGCCGCCCTGCGCCGGCGCCTGCCGGAGACAGCGCTCGCCGCGTGGTATGTCGTGGCCGTGATCTTCCTGTTCGCGCCGATCCTCGCCGCGCTGGTCTATTCCTTCAATGTCGGCGTCGTGAACAAGCAGACGGCCACCTGGACCGGCTTCACGCTCGACTGGTTTCCGGCCGCCTGGAACGATCGCTCGCTGCGCCGCGCGGTCGGGCAGAGCTTCGTCGTCGCCTTCTGGACCGCGCTCGTCTCGGTCGGCGTCGGCGGCGCGCTCGGCTATGCGATGGTGCGCCATCCCGCGCGCGGTGTCCGCCGGCTTCTCGCCGGCGTCACCTATGTGCTGCTGATCGTGCCGGAATCGGTGATCGGCGTTTCGCTGCTGCTCTTCTATGCCGTGACGCGCATCCCGCTCTCGACCGCGACGCTCGTCGCTGGCATCACGCCGCTGACGATCGCCGTCGTCGCGCTCATTATCCGCGCCCGCGTGCTGACGCTCGACCGCCGGGTGGAGGAGGCGGCCGCCGATCTCGGTTCCTCGCGCTGGCAGACGCTTCGCTTCGTGATCCTGCCTCAGGTCGCCCCCGCGCTCGCTGCAGGCGCGGTGATGGCCTACACCTTCGCCTTCGACAATCTCGTCGTCTCAGCCTTCCTGACGACGCCGCGCGTCAACACGCTGCCGGTCTATCTCTATGGCAGCCTGCAATACGGCCCCTCGCCGGCGGTCTATGCTGCGGCTTCGGTCGTCTTCGTCTTCACGCTCCTGATGCTCGGCATCGCCGGGCTGATTGTCCGCTCCAGCCGGCGGCCTCCCCGCGCCGGCGCGCGATGA